The region cttcctctctgtctgtttgtctggtcTAATAAGGACAGAACCAACACGATCTGTAAACTCAtgttccccccccctctctctccgtctctctctctccactccctctctctccccccctctctcccctccctctctctctcctgtgtccacCAGCTACGTCAGTCTCAGTCCTACTGTACAGACACAGAGTGTCCTCAGGACTGTATGTATTCTTCACCACACACTGACCCACATTTAAGCCTTGTGCTGATCAAAACAACACTTCCATCAGCCAAGTGGTTATTAACGGGAATGTCTTTCTCTGTGTCCCTCCAGTACCAGGACCCAGTGGCTCAGTAGGAGGTGGAGACCTGACTGTCCCCGTGGTTCTGATGGGCTGGATGGTTCTGGttctgctcctcttcctcctcagacCCAACAGCCTCAGAGGATCCCCAGCACCGCCTGCTGGCAAACCTACTGGACCTCACAgtgtaggtatggagggaggaggaggggggaggaggagggaacctactggacctcacagtgtaggtatggagggaggaggagggaacctactggacctcacagtgtaggtatggagggaggaggagggaacctactggacctcacagtgtaggtatggagggaggaggaggagggaggaggagggaacctactggaccccacagtgtaggtatggagggaggaggagggaacctactggacctcacagtgtaggtatggagggaggaggagggaacctactggaccccacagtgtaggtatggaggggaggaggagggaacctactggaccccacagtgtaggtatggagggaggagggaacctactggacctcacagtgtaggtatggagggaggaggagggaacctactggacctcacagtgtaggtatggagggaggaggagggaacctactggaccccacagtgtaggtatggagggaggaggagggaacctactggaccccacagtgtaggtatggagggaggaggaggagggaacctactggacctcacagtgtaggtatggagggaggaggagggaacctactggacctcacagtgtaggtatagagggaggaggaggagggaacctactggacctcacagtgtaggtatagagggaggaggaggagggaacctactggacctcacagtgtaggtatggagggaggaggaggagggaacctactggacctcacagtttaggtatggagggaggaggagggaacctactggacctcacagtgtaggtatggagggaggaggagggaacctacTGGACCTCATAGTGTAgttatggagggaggaggaggagggaacctactggacctcacagtgtaggtatggagggaggaggagggatagagggaacctactggaccccacagtgtaggtatggagggaggaggagggaacctactggaccccacagtgtaggtatggagggaggaggagggatagagggaacctactggaccccacagtgtaggtatggagggaggaggagggaacctacTGGACCCCACAGTGTAGGTATGGAGCGAGGAGGATGAGGGAACCTATTGGACCTCACAgtgtaggtatggagggaggaggagggatagagggaacctactggaccccacagtgtaggtatggagggaggaggagtgatagagggaacctACTAGACCTCACAgtgtaggtatggagggaggaggagggaacctactggacctcacagtgtaggtatggagggaggaggaggagggaacctactggacctcacagtgtaggtatggagggaggaggagggaacctactggacctcacagtgtaggtatagagggaggaggagggaacctactggacctcacagtgtaggtatggagggaggaggaggagggaacctactggacctcacagtgtaggtatggagggaggaggaggagggaacctactggacctcacagtgtaggtatggagggaggaggaggagggaacctactggacctcacagtgttggtatggagggaggaggagggaacctactggacctcacagtgtaggtatggagggaggaggagggaacctactggaccccacagtgtaggtatggagggaggagggatggagggaacctactggacctcacagtgtaggtatggagggaggaggaggggacctactggacctcacagtgtaggtatggagggaggaggagggaacctactggacctcacagtgtaggtatggagggaggaggagggaacctactggacctcacagtgtaggtatggagttaggaggagggaacctactggacctcacagtgtaggtatggagggaggaggaggagggaacctactggacctcacagtgttggtatggagggaggaggagggatagagggaacctACTAGACCTCACAGTGttggtatggagggaggaggagggaacctactggacctcacagtgtaggtatggagggaggaggaggagggaacctactggacctcacagtgtaggtatggagggaggaggagggatagagggaacctactggacctcacagtgtaggtatggagagaggagaggggggggtggaggagaagagggtggatggaggagaggagggtggagggaggagaggagggtggatggagaagaggagggtggatggaggaggagaggagggtggatggaggagaagagggtggatggagaggagggtgtatggagaagaggagggtggatggagaagaggagggtggatggaggagaggagggtggatggaggagaggagggtggatggaggagaagggggtggatggaggagaggagggtggatggagcagaggagggtggatggagaagaggagggtggatggaggaggagaggagggtggatggaggaggagaggagggtggatggaggagaagagggtggatggagaagaggagggtggatggagaagaggagggtggatggaggagaggagggaggagaggagggtggatggaggagaggagggaggagaggagggtggatggaggagaggagggtggatggaggagaggagggtggatggagaagaggaaggtggatggaggagaggagggtggatggaggagaggagggtggatggaggagagaagggtgggtggaggagaggaggttggatggagaagaggagggtggatggagaagaggagggtggatggaggagaggagggaggagaggagggtggatggaggagaggagggtggatggagaagaggagggtggatggaggagaggaaggtggatggaggagaggagggtggatgaaGGGATGGTTTTGATATTgttgtatttatttgtttattgacTCGTTGTTCCTCCTGTTGAACAGAGTCGTGACCAGGATCCCCCAGCTCCACCAGTGGACTAGCAGCAGAACCAGACGGAACAGAACCGGAGAGAACCAGACGTTCTACTGGACAACCCAACATCTCCACCGGACGTTCTACTGGACAACCCAACATCTACACCGGACGTTCTACTGGACAACCCAACATCTCCACCGGACGTTCTACTGGACAACACAACATCTCCTCCAGACGTTCTGCCCGTTCTACGTTGGTACCCCGGAACCCAATAGCTTGGCTgcgacctctgacccctgtacATCACAATGCATTTcctgtttagtgcactactttagaccagagccctatgggtagtagtgcactactttagaccagagccctatgggggtagtgcactactttagaccagagccctatgggggtagtgcactactttagaccagagccctatggggtagtgcactactttagaccagagccctatggggtagtgcactactttagaccagagccctatggggtagtgcactactttagaccagagccctatggggtagggcactactttagaccagagccctatgggtagtagtgcactactttagaccagagccctatgggtagtagtgcactactttagaccagagccctatgggtagtagtgcactactttagaccagagccctatggg is a window of Oncorhynchus gorbuscha isolate QuinsamMale2020 ecotype Even-year unplaced genomic scaffold, OgorEven_v1.0 Un_scaffold_9567, whole genome shotgun sequence DNA encoding:
- the LOC124030161 gene encoding small integral membrane protein 14-like isoform X1, with translation MAEGGFDPCECICTQEHAMRRLINLLRQSQSYCTDTECPQDLPGPSGSVGGGDLTVPVVLMGWMVLVLLLFLLRPNSLRGSPAPPAGKPTGPHSSRDQDPPAPPVD
- the LOC124030161 gene encoding small integral membrane protein 14-like isoform X2; amino-acid sequence: MAEGGFDPCECICTQEHAMRRLINLLRQSQSYCTDTECPQDLPGPSGSVGGGDLTVPVVLMGWMVLVLLLFLLRPNSLRGSPAPPAGKPTGPHSVES